The following coding sequences lie in one Novipirellula aureliae genomic window:
- a CDS encoding cofactor-independent phosphoglycerate mutase, with protein sequence MKYVIVIPDGCADEPIEALGGRTPLEVANVPAMDELAKNGKLGLANNTPDHLPAGSEVANLCLLGYDPDRYFTGRAPLEAAAQGITLEPGDWAVRCNLVTIEEQTMVDFTADHVTTEEATELLESLQAELRSEDPIESRLNFVPGVSYRNLLIFRGSESIAAPFSKDTRSTAPHDLTDLPVSNDFPRGPGSDWLVRLMNRSADVFADHPVNKRRVAAGKRPVTSVWLWGLGDAPKLPSFESLHGVRGVMITAVDLLRGIAALVGWPRIDVEGATGYLDTDYAAKGRAAIKALQTYDLVCVHVEAPDEASHEGRHDAKIEAIEQIDKQIVDPLIKALSAKGDYRILITPDHPTYCRTKKHTHAMVPWLISGTGIDPDSETSYDEKAAENSGLNFANGWDLIGHFIESEH encoded by the coding sequence ATGAAATATGTCATCGTCATCCCCGACGGTTGTGCCGACGAGCCGATTGAAGCTCTTGGTGGTCGCACGCCGCTTGAAGTCGCCAATGTTCCGGCGATGGACGAATTGGCGAAAAATGGCAAATTAGGGCTCGCAAACAACACTCCAGACCACCTTCCCGCTGGCAGCGAAGTTGCGAATCTATGCTTGCTCGGATACGACCCGGACCGCTACTTTACCGGACGAGCACCCTTGGAAGCCGCTGCACAGGGTATCACGCTCGAGCCTGGTGATTGGGCCGTTCGCTGTAACCTCGTCACGATCGAAGAGCAAACGATGGTTGACTTCACCGCCGATCATGTGACGACCGAAGAAGCAACCGAGCTACTCGAATCGCTGCAAGCAGAACTCCGCAGCGAAGATCCAATCGAATCGAGATTGAACTTTGTTCCTGGGGTCAGTTATCGAAACCTTCTTATTTTTCGCGGTAGCGAATCGATTGCAGCTCCGTTTTCCAAGGACACTCGCAGCACGGCTCCACACGACCTAACCGATCTGCCAGTCAGCAACGATTTCCCGCGAGGTCCTGGCAGTGATTGGCTGGTCCGTTTGATGAACCGTTCCGCAGACGTTTTTGCTGACCATCCGGTTAACAAACGACGTGTGGCGGCCGGCAAACGACCGGTCACGAGCGTTTGGCTATGGGGACTGGGGGATGCACCAAAACTGCCCTCCTTTGAATCGCTGCATGGCGTCAGAGGCGTCATGATTACGGCGGTCGATTTACTGCGAGGCATCGCGGCGCTCGTTGGTTGGCCACGCATCGATGTCGAAGGAGCGACCGGGTATCTCGATACCGATTACGCCGCCAAGGGGCGTGCGGCGATCAAAGCGTTGCAAACTTATGATTTGGTGTGCGTCCATGTTGAAGCCCCCGACGAAGCGTCACATGAAGGACGTCACGATGCGAAGATTGAAGCGATCGAGCAAATTGACAAACAAATTGTCGACCCGCTCATCAAAGCGTTGTCCGCAAAAGGGGACTATCGTATCTTGATCACGCCCGATCATCCAACCTATTGTCGTACCAAGAAACACACGCACGCCATGGTCCCATGGTTAATCTCAGGGACGGGAATCGATCCTGATTCAGAAACTAGCTATGATGAAAAAGCGGCGGAAAACTCCGGCCTCAACTTCGCTAACGGCTGGGATTTGATCGGTCATTTTATTGAATCAGAACATTAA
- a CDS encoding DUF11 domain-containing protein, with protein sequence MKITLAACFLLVMATGCQMPMQKTQPVASNYREPTALAAGSENTDQQTMAPEASAYGSGSEAVSSSDPIAQVGCIEPVDETTVGYSASCGDISSTGGDVGCESETFSVGDGCGPPCEACSQTACPTTPHGYAAPLPVNPNVYGIDPNEFICNGGDQAPQVFLKRNERLAGLNLQDTVVHYTTEAGDIDIQESNPTCLYAPRFASVRKITGARSGGRTIGLAGVDRPVGPNRVQYEQPNLTVSDTTELARAEVAHRVDAMRDRNRGVRVENVLQPVVAEDVLAVLVGLSALELNQLQENQLALLQEAASAAVSWTIDESVEVAIEDLKAPTLTRDQRVEELTVYDFPDAGRLQIVKLADRKHAQPGERVTFAIRVENIGDSAVHDVTLTDNLTTRLEYIDGSQTCSGGAIFASESNDGDSLTLQWKLTDELKVGESVTIRFQCRVR encoded by the coding sequence ATGAAGATTACTCTAGCCGCTTGTTTTTTGCTCGTGATGGCTACTGGCTGTCAAATGCCTATGCAAAAGACGCAGCCGGTGGCTAGCAATTATCGTGAGCCGACGGCGCTGGCCGCGGGTTCCGAGAATACCGATCAGCAGACAATGGCACCCGAGGCTAGCGCCTACGGCTCAGGAAGCGAAGCTGTTTCATCAAGCGATCCCATCGCTCAAGTCGGTTGCATCGAGCCAGTCGACGAAACGACGGTTGGCTACTCGGCGTCATGCGGTGACATCAGCAGTACCGGTGGTGATGTTGGCTGTGAATCCGAAACGTTTTCGGTTGGTGATGGCTGTGGTCCCCCTTGTGAGGCATGCAGCCAAACCGCTTGCCCAACCACTCCGCACGGCTATGCCGCCCCCCTTCCAGTCAACCCTAACGTTTATGGGATCGACCCCAACGAATTTATTTGCAACGGGGGCGACCAAGCTCCCCAAGTTTTTTTGAAACGCAATGAGCGTTTGGCGGGATTAAATCTGCAAGACACCGTCGTCCATTACACGACCGAAGCAGGCGATATTGACATTCAAGAAAGCAATCCAACTTGTCTTTATGCACCACGATTCGCTTCGGTTCGAAAAATCACAGGCGCACGATCGGGAGGCCGCACCATCGGTTTGGCCGGAGTCGATCGGCCCGTCGGCCCGAATCGGGTTCAGTACGAGCAACCGAATTTGACCGTCAGTGACACAACCGAATTGGCTCGTGCGGAAGTGGCTCACCGCGTCGACGCCATGCGGGATCGTAACCGTGGTGTCCGCGTCGAGAATGTACTCCAGCCGGTCGTTGCCGAGGACGTTTTGGCGGTCTTGGTTGGTCTGTCGGCGCTTGAGCTTAACCAGCTCCAAGAGAACCAATTGGCGTTGCTTCAAGAAGCGGCGTCCGCAGCGGTTTCGTGGACAATCGATGAATCGGTCGAGGTGGCGATCGAAGACCTGAAAGCTCCCACTTTGACACGTGATCAACGGGTTGAAGAGCTAACGGTTTACGATTTTCCCGACGCAGGACGTTTGCAGATCGTCAAGCTGGCCGATCGAAAACATGCACAACCGGGCGAGCGGGTCACATTTGCCATTCGAGTTGAAAATATCGGCGATTCCGCGGTCCATGACGTGACGCTTACGGATAACCTGACGACCCGACTCGAATACATCGATGGAAGTCAAACCTGCAGCGGCGGAGCCATATTCGCGTCCGAGTCGAACGATGGCGATTCGTTGACGTTGCAGTGGAAGCTTACCGACGAATTGAAAGTCGGCGAAAGTGTGACGATTCGCTTTCAGTGCAGAGTCAGATAG
- a CDS encoding transposase, giving the protein MPRQKRSDEAGVIYHALNRGNNRQPIFNKPADFEAFIRILHEGLQKYPVKLFAFTLMTNHWHLVVRPSKDGAMGRLLRWVSATHTLRYHGHYKKHGYGHLYQSRFKSFPVQSDGHFYAVCRYVERNPLRASMVASAEDWQFGSLYRWRQSSEPEPSILSPWPIPRLANWIDRVNAPLTGIELDVMRTCVNRGRPFGDEVWVDEVAEKHGLWYTMRPVGRPRKNDIPRK; this is encoded by the coding sequence ATGCCACGTCAAAAACGGTCAGACGAAGCCGGCGTCATTTACCATGCACTCAATCGCGGCAACAATCGCCAACCGATCTTCAACAAACCAGCAGATTTCGAAGCATTTATTCGCATTCTTCACGAAGGTTTGCAGAAATACCCGGTAAAACTATTTGCATTTACTTTGATGACTAATCATTGGCATCTTGTCGTGCGTCCTAGTAAGGACGGTGCGATGGGGCGACTCTTGCGGTGGGTGTCAGCCACACATACGCTGCGCTACCATGGTCACTATAAGAAACATGGTTACGGGCATCTCTACCAATCTCGGTTCAAAAGCTTTCCAGTTCAAAGTGATGGACACTTTTATGCCGTATGTCGTTATGTCGAGCGGAATCCTTTGCGTGCGTCAATGGTTGCCTCCGCGGAGGATTGGCAGTTCGGCTCGCTATACCGCTGGAGGCAGTCGAGCGAACCGGAACCCTCCATTCTTTCACCTTGGCCTATTCCTCGACTTGCGAATTGGATTGATCGCGTGAATGCACCGCTGACAGGGATTGAACTTGATGTTATGCGAACGTGTGTAAATCGTGGCCGACCATTTGGAGATGAGGTATGGGTAGATGAAGTGGCCGAAAAACATGGTCTGTGGTACACGATGCGCCCCGTTGGCCGTCCACGAAAGAATGACATACCGAGGAAATAG